Proteins encoded together in one Desulfovibrio sp. UCD-KL4C window:
- a CDS encoding M48 family metallopeptidase — MYQIASLFENLPVVSHSRMVNRGYGVWMVWGGSLDDSVSRSLSDFGGMLMEEGTNQAYWFFFSNDVFRVLSRLQIWSRLNPMPVFAQLMPATLLVDYKLHLSLNVSDEFTNQEVALPNDFEVLVHPQLSTEVKKISGLNLESERTPSSLSKSGWLKLIPDQGLGYESLQNWYFILIPIGNPSDKDFIKGWRAFFSEVQVLLQKLGIQYITSEERVLLPVASLSLLRIFLRDLLILISELRNNEGEDVRYWPTVMALIPQNGMSFNDEVIRKISLDWDKLTPDCPHLRYRDAYLLGKDFAINEVRFGSEQESLDGWCNVSLNKGFESSDSDSMDVTIARRVSVGEYEDCFYCGMKNHTTVDCPSRTIRGLDQKVWKQLAAINSDKFTEGFQNIDIGMQGKENIVAEFNNLLKAGSSYESIIANALFSINSVSQLRTLYMVWRSRGKEWPNGITEQSPEEGELIWSAFESLVSGDLNGAEVLIKNAMIRFSRGYQPRSLMGFLQLELGQNEQAAFYWQEAERMSFSPLQQAYFSYLQARLQEVGGEFGEASNLYKRSFSICPNWLEPQYRRAICMVKMGFSEQAISYFVDIISKDPNYFNRILIDPELDRGRMIILQALGGLWDTAEANAKEVASGIESFSADISQWFEDGHEFASDAAQFMERMSRLAKVKNYVAFSHLISGIAKLKEEIEKRVEYEIKVINKKIEIFRDQLIEVRGEASWFPFPKLLTEFNGDFNYCATKIHWIKSQHLNVAETFRKTQKYLIQIEDRLRKLKGRLVTLRVVRDSTLFIMLLGRNFIWLEVIFLGLALLCIPLLVYYSTNVHSNFLIDMIIRQKWEFQKGLILILSILALAISAFKAAVVFEKRKRELFSYGDVDKENGKEDKGKKGKKK; from the coding sequence TTGTATCAGATTGCCAGCTTATTTGAAAATCTTCCTGTTGTCAGCCATTCTCGAATGGTTAATCGCGGTTACGGTGTATGGATGGTTTGGGGAGGGTCTCTTGACGATTCTGTTTCACGCAGTCTGAGTGATTTTGGCGGAATGTTGATGGAGGAGGGAACAAATCAGGCATACTGGTTCTTTTTCAGCAATGATGTATTTCGCGTTTTGTCGAGGTTGCAAATCTGGTCAAGACTTAATCCAATGCCTGTTTTTGCCCAGCTTATGCCAGCGACTTTGCTGGTAGATTACAAATTACATCTTTCACTGAATGTTTCAGATGAATTTACAAATCAAGAAGTAGCGCTTCCGAATGATTTTGAAGTTTTGGTTCATCCTCAGTTAAGTACTGAGGTTAAGAAAATTTCCGGTTTGAACCTAGAGTCTGAGAGGACTCCAAGCAGCCTTTCTAAATCAGGATGGCTAAAATTAATACCTGATCAAGGTTTGGGGTATGAGTCACTTCAGAATTGGTATTTTATTTTAATTCCGATTGGGAATCCTTCGGATAAAGATTTTATTAAAGGGTGGAGAGCTTTTTTTTCGGAAGTACAGGTGTTGCTACAAAAGCTCGGGATTCAGTACATTACTTCTGAAGAGCGCGTGCTACTTCCTGTTGCATCTTTATCTCTGCTCAGAATCTTTTTGCGAGATCTTTTGATTCTTATAAGTGAATTAAGAAATAATGAAGGCGAGGATGTTCGTTATTGGCCGACAGTTATGGCTTTAATTCCCCAAAATGGGATGAGTTTTAACGATGAAGTTATACGTAAAATTAGCCTAGATTGGGATAAACTAACACCTGATTGCCCCCATTTAAGATATAGAGATGCTTATCTTCTTGGGAAAGATTTTGCGATTAATGAAGTAAGGTTCGGAAGTGAGCAGGAAAGTTTAGATGGTTGGTGTAATGTAAGCCTCAATAAAGGTTTCGAAAGTAGTGATTCTGACTCTATGGATGTAACTATCGCACGTAGAGTTTCAGTTGGTGAGTATGAAGACTGTTTTTATTGCGGTATGAAAAATCATACTACCGTCGATTGTCCGAGTAGAACCATCCGAGGGCTTGATCAAAAAGTATGGAAACAGCTTGCAGCAATAAACAGTGATAAATTTACGGAAGGTTTTCAGAATATTGATATTGGAATGCAGGGGAAAGAAAATATAGTCGCGGAGTTCAATAATCTTTTGAAAGCAGGTAGCAGTTACGAAAGTATCATTGCTAATGCTCTCTTCAGCATTAATTCTGTATCTCAGTTACGTACTTTATATATGGTTTGGCGATCCAGAGGTAAAGAATGGCCTAACGGTATAACTGAGCAGAGTCCTGAAGAAGGAGAGCTTATCTGGTCAGCTTTTGAATCTTTAGTTAGTGGAGATTTAAATGGAGCCGAAGTTCTTATTAAGAATGCAATGATAAGGTTTAGTCGTGGGTATCAGCCACGGTCTTTAATGGGGTTTCTACAACTTGAACTGGGGCAAAATGAGCAGGCGGCTTTCTACTGGCAGGAAGCTGAACGAATGAGTTTTTCTCCATTACAACAGGCTTATTTTTCATATTTGCAGGCCAGATTGCAGGAAGTAGGCGGAGAATTTGGTGAAGCCAGCAATCTGTATAAAAGATCTTTTAGTATTTGCCCGAACTGGCTTGAGCCTCAATATCGCCGAGCAATCTGCATGGTTAAAATGGGGTTTTCTGAGCAAGCTATTAGCTATTTTGTAGATATTATTAGTAAAGATCCTAACTATTTCAACAGAATATTAATAGACCCTGAACTTGACAGAGGTAGAATGATTATTCTGCAGGCTCTGGGTGGGTTATGGGATACTGCTGAGGCGAATGCTAAGGAAGTTGCTTCAGGAATTGAATCTTTTTCAGCTGATATCTCCCAGTGGTTTGAGGATGGTCATGAATTTGCTTCAGACGCAGCACAATTTATGGAGAGAATGAGTAGGCTGGCTAAGGTAAAAAATTATGTAGCTTTCAGCCATCTTATTTCCGGAATTGCAAAACTCAAAGAAGAGATTGAAAAAAGAGTTGAATATGAAATTAAGGTTATTAATAAGAAAATTGAAATTTTCAGAGACCAATTGATAGAAGTTCGCGGAGAAGCTTCATGGTTTCCGTTTCCTAAATTGCTCACAGAATTTAATGGTGATTTTAATTACTGCGCCACAAAGATTCATTGGATTAAATCACAGCATTTAAATGTTGCTGAAACTTTTAGAAAAACACAGAAATATCTTATTCAGATTGAAGATAGACTTAGAAAGTTAAAAGGTCGATTGGTTACTTTACGAGTCGTCAGAGATTCAACTCTTTTTATCATGCTGCTTGGGCGAAACTTTATTTGGCTGGAAGTTATCTTTTTGGGACTAGCTTTGCTTTGTATTCCTTTACTTGTTTATTACTCTACAAATGTTCATTCTAACTTCTTGATTGATATGATCATACGTCAAAAATGGGAATTTCAAAAAGGATTAATTCTTATTCTCAGTATATTAGCTCTGGCCATTTCCGCGTTTAAAGCCGCAGTTGTTTTTGAAAAGCGGAAGCGTGAATTGTTTTCGTATGGAGATGTGGATAAGGAGAATGGCAAAGAAGATAAGGGTAAAAAAGGCAAGAAAAAGTAA
- a CDS encoding NFACT RNA binding domain-containing protein has protein sequence MDAHFFRALTRELEENLKGRRVEKIFAPADGVWTFALQSTGGKEFLLFRPAKSVGLFFISKVKPVNPANPTGTVMWLRKRLSGRRIFETVHDWINLRVAFTLSPGREPGRYRFLLFDMKKGVSLVHELPQDFGQQVDWPSYADIQDTHEIWKEFPHISPPLRKTLSALTPPEAQNLLEKLKNGEADTFYLTTEGKNALMPPRVWPDSKSSQQIFSSAIDAASAYGEKVLFPTMERIENSENKQALKSGKKKFKKVMNRIAEEEARLHILLNRKVEAQALQAEMYRLKSLRELDKVTVTHPEHGKMIVKLDPTLTPAENMAKIFKLSAKAQRGLKHIERRKAEVEAEQEDFLQSNLLPPSNNDKKRATIEIPKKYKDIAVGLFVSSDGFLMIRGKNSKANHDLLSKVSSVFDYWFHVEGGPGSHVILKRDHPGHEVPETTFNEAATLAAIKSYRCDDSKADVMCALVKDVRNRKGAAPGQVAVDNVNRVLHVKINHSLEESLAKK, from the coding sequence ATGGATGCGCACTTCTTCCGTGCCCTGACACGTGAACTTGAGGAAAATCTCAAGGGACGCAGGGTTGAAAAAATATTTGCTCCAGCTGACGGAGTATGGACTTTTGCGCTCCAATCTACAGGTGGTAAAGAATTCTTACTATTCAGGCCCGCCAAATCGGTGGGCCTTTTTTTTATTTCAAAGGTAAAACCTGTCAATCCAGCAAACCCCACTGGTACAGTAATGTGGCTGCGGAAAAGACTTTCAGGGCGAAGGATCTTTGAAACAGTCCATGACTGGATTAATCTTCGCGTGGCATTCACCCTTTCTCCGGGAAGAGAGCCAGGCAGATATAGATTCCTTTTATTCGATATGAAAAAAGGAGTTTCTCTGGTTCATGAGCTTCCACAAGACTTTGGACAGCAGGTAGACTGGCCTTCATATGCAGATATTCAGGATACCCATGAAATATGGAAAGAGTTCCCGCATATTTCCCCTCCTCTCCGCAAGACTCTAAGCGCCTTAACTCCTCCAGAAGCTCAAAATTTATTGGAAAAGCTTAAAAATGGAGAAGCTGACACTTTTTATCTTACAACTGAAGGTAAAAACGCATTAATGCCCCCACGCGTATGGCCTGACTCAAAATCAAGCCAACAAATATTTTCATCCGCCATTGATGCAGCCTCAGCTTATGGGGAAAAAGTACTATTCCCGACCATGGAACGGATTGAAAATTCAGAAAACAAACAGGCTCTAAAGTCCGGTAAAAAGAAATTTAAGAAAGTGATGAATAGAATTGCTGAGGAGGAAGCCAGACTACATATACTTTTAAATCGAAAAGTCGAAGCACAGGCTCTTCAAGCAGAAATGTACCGTCTTAAATCCCTGCGAGAACTGGACAAGGTGACAGTTACACATCCAGAACACGGTAAAATGATCGTAAAACTGGACCCAACTCTCACTCCTGCTGAAAACATGGCTAAAATATTCAAACTTTCGGCTAAGGCTCAAAGAGGCCTTAAGCATATCGAGCGAAGAAAAGCGGAAGTCGAAGCTGAACAGGAAGATTTTTTACAGTCTAACCTGTTACCTCCGTCAAACAATGACAAAAAAAGAGCAACCATTGAAATTCCTAAAAAATATAAGGATATTGCAGTGGGTCTTTTTGTGTCTTCAGATGGTTTTCTTATGATACGCGGTAAAAACAGCAAAGCAAACCATGACTTACTTAGCAAAGTTTCATCTGTTTTTGACTATTGGTTCCATGTTGAAGGAGGACCGGGGTCGCACGTTATTTTGAAACGGGATCACCCAGGGCATGAAGTTCCTGAAACAACCTTTAACGAAGCGGCAACACTTGCAGCTATTAAAAGTTACAGGTGTGACGATTCAAAAGCAGATGTAATGTGCGCACTTGTTAAGGATGTTCGCAATAGAAAGGGAGCAGCACCGGGTCAGGTTGCTGTTGATAATGTCAACCGGGTTCTGCACGTAAAAATAAACCACTCGCTAGAAGAATCTCTCGCAAAGAAATAA
- the dksA gene encoding RNA polymerase-binding protein DksA: MDQKDLAFFRETLNQNLNDILQKGQETIEDMTESGETYADPADRATAESDRAFTLRLRDRERKLIKKIQKAIKRIDDGDFGYCSSCGDDISIARLKARPMTTLCIACKSKQEEEEQNRGD; the protein is encoded by the coding sequence ATGGACCAGAAAGACTTAGCATTTTTCCGCGAGACCTTGAATCAAAATCTTAATGATATTTTGCAGAAAGGGCAGGAAACAATCGAAGACATGACGGAGTCCGGTGAGACTTACGCCGACCCTGCTGACCGTGCTACAGCCGAATCCGACAGAGCTTTTACTTTACGACTCAGAGATAGAGAACGTAAACTTATTAAAAAAATTCAAAAAGCAATTAAACGCATTGACGACGGAGACTTCGGTTATTGTTCATCATGCGGAGATGACATCTCAATTGCTCGCCTTAAAGCTCGTCCTATGACAACTCTTTGCATTGCATGTAAGAGTAAACAGGAAGAGGAAGAGCAAAATCGCGGAGATTAA
- a CDS encoding methyltransferase, with product MNNIALNPESSFDELLAAARNKFGAIKFETVKLGSKTIEVAQVVDMPAYLDRLIDKARGGKKIDLPLWAKIWPSCMVLGVYLLKFSPVENATFLEVGAGGGLCGLVAASRGYNVVLSDIDDDALLFCRLNAVRNNLDDKITVKKIDFCNDGLGEKFNYIIGCEVLYQENIQIPFYNFIDKHISKDAGSEALLAMDKKRAGRLFFEEAKKGYRLMRQEVPFAGDDNDGKTIISLIKMGAL from the coding sequence TTGAATAATATAGCTTTAAATCCAGAATCGTCATTCGATGAACTGCTTGCGGCTGCTCGTAATAAATTTGGTGCAATAAAATTTGAGACTGTTAAACTTGGATCAAAAACTATTGAAGTAGCTCAAGTAGTCGATATGCCTGCCTATTTGGACCGTTTAATTGATAAGGCCAGAGGCGGTAAAAAAATTGATCTGCCATTGTGGGCTAAGATTTGGCCATCCTGTATGGTTCTTGGTGTTTATCTCTTAAAATTTTCTCCTGTTGAGAATGCAACATTTCTAGAAGTCGGTGCCGGCGGTGGGCTTTGTGGCCTTGTAGCTGCCAGCCGTGGTTATAATGTAGTATTATCTGATATTGATGATGATGCTCTGCTTTTTTGCCGCTTGAATGCTGTCCGTAATAATCTTGATGACAAAATTACCGTGAAGAAAATAGATTTCTGCAATGATGGTCTGGGTGAAAAATTTAATTATATTATAGGTTGTGAAGTTCTTTATCAGGAAAATATCCAGATTCCTTTTTATAATTTCATAGATAAGCACATTAGCAAGGATGCTGGGTCAGAAGCATTGCTTGCGATGGATAAAAAACGTGCTGGGCGATTGTTTTTTGAAGAAGCTAAAAAAGGATATCGTTTAATGCGGCAGGAAGTTCCTTTTGCCGGAGATGACAATGACGGTAAAACAATCATTTCTCTTATAAAAATGGGAGCCCTTTAA